In the Vanacampus margaritifer isolate UIUO_Vmar chromosome 9, RoL_Vmar_1.0, whole genome shotgun sequence genome, TATTATCATCCCATTATCATATTGATATTATTCCAATAATGACATGCTATCAATCCAGAATCATCATAATATTAGTCCATTATGCTCGTGATATCACTCCAATATCATCATTATATTAGACCACCAACACAATGACAACATGCCAGCATCAAAACTGGTATCATTCCAATATCATCAAGATATTACTCTGGTATCATCATAACATCATTCCAGTATCATCATGATATCACCCCACTATCACCATTTTAACAAACCAGTCACACCACAGTATCAAGCTTATTTCATTCCAATAACATTATATCACGCCAAAATCTCTATGCTGTTACTCCAGTATCATTATGATATCATTCCAGTATCATCATGATATCACTCCAACAGCTGTATTAAATCACGCAAATATCATTATATTGTCATGTCATTATCATGAAAGTATCACGATAATGTCACAATATCGCTCCGGTATCCTCCAATGTTACTCTAGTCTCATAATATCACTCCACGACCAGCCTGACTAACTTGAATGATATGACATCACGTGTTGGATTATTGTTATATCAATGTAAtgtcttaactttttttttgtcatgctatactgtataagagatttaaaaaaatcgccccccccccccccccaccgcacAGTTGTTTCCAACTGATTGTAGCTCCGCCCCGCTGAGATGTCGTAGAAATCCCATCAGCATAATGATTGCTCTGTGGTTACCGTGGCAACGCAGCAGCACCAAAACCCGAATGCGATATCTCTCACACTGGCCAGTACTTCACACACACCAACCTCCAGCACTGAACCCTGATTAATGACACCcaatgtcacacacacatagacacgcTAACACATTCAATATGTGTGCTTGACCACAAGGGATGAAGTATATTTGCTGCTTTAATGCTCCTGGCTTCAAACGGGTCAAACTGCCATCCATGTGCATTGCCACTGACTGTAATAAACAGTCCATGTAAAATGTATACATATAAATCAGTGCCCCTCAATTGTTTTTTGCTACGCCCCcctccaggaagaagaaaatattttgtaaaattgttgtaagttctttgacaatgagagcgtcactgccacctactgcagtggaggttcaattacattttctattaatacagcaacaacaacaacaacaaaacttcccTGAGGTCACCCAAGCATCTCACCACACACCCCGCCCCCGGCCCCAATATTATGCACAACATGTGGAACATGTCCAACATGTCTAATATTATGCAACAGTTGTAATATATTGCAACATGTGCAACATGTAAAACGTACACCACGTGTTACTAATTAAATGTGCAGCAATGCATAGCATTTGTAACCATTAGAAACATATTGAGCATAACGCAACATGTAACATACGTAGCATATGTTACATGGCTAATGTGTAATAGcggtaaaaaaattttaaaggaACCcagactgtcatgacaagtttgctctatattatttatttggttgttccTAACATAacttgaaatgatttttgaaaaatgaacaaccaaataaataatatagcgcaaacttgtcattacagtcggggtttctTTTAACATGTGTAAACATTTGTAATGTGAAACAAGTGGGCCTTGTAAAAATGTGCAACTAATGTAACATGACGTTTGTGAAACTTGCCAAACCCTAATCCAACCTAAACATGTAACATGGACTCCATGCTGATTGGTCATCACACATTTTGTTAGCTCCGCCTCTACATTCCCCCCCTCTCAAATGTCAAATTGGTTCCTTTGCAGAAACGCGGGCTCAGACCCAAAGTTCTGATGGTTCTGGTGTCCCTAATGGTTGGGATACATCAGTTGGTTCGAAAGGCTCTGATGGCATGTCCATTGAAGTTTGTTTCACATGTTTACATCATGTCTGCACAGCGTGCTAGCAAGCGATGACGTGACTATGTGCTTGGCGGCTGTCATAAGCTGTCAAGCTTCATGTGTTAATTAGCGACGTTGTCAGCGCTTAATGTTCCACTAACTGCCGTTGCGACTTTTTCACACCGGAGCTAACAAGCATCAACGTTCAGCTCGTCATCGTTGTCATCATCCTTCACCAATTATAACATCTCACCTCTGTATGTGAACATGTATGTGTGCATATGAatacgtgtgtgtttgtgtgtgtgtatgtgtatggtATCTGTGTGCGAGTTTTCCCGCCATTAAGAATCAGCATGAAACTAACCTTTGAACTCTTGACAAGGTGTGTGCTGGCGTACGACGAAACAAATGGATCTCAGAACATCAGCTCACATGATCCACTGACACAtatgacgatgatgatgctCACCTTCACGCTGTGATGATAAAAGTAGAGCAACAAACATGTAATTGTAGTTAAGCGCATAGACGCAGATGGGAGTGccgtgttgccatggcaactatTTCCTCACCTGTCATCCATGCGGTGGAGGCCgagcaacaaccaatcagataGCAGCTTTTCCGGGACGCCGGTGTCAGGTGAAGGGGTGGGACTAACACGCCTTTGTTGTCATGGATACGACCCCTGATGGACAGGTGACATCACCAAACAGTTTGTTTCCAAACTTTTGATAAGCAAGCGGTGTTGAGTGATGAGTGTTCTACCAATCAGATGGCTGCGGATTCCTGCTCTGGCTGCTCGGCTACTTCTTGTTTGGAAATCACGAGTTGTCGTAGCAACAGCATGGTGAAATTCCTGCACAGGTTTGATTCCTAGCGACAGGCTCGGTTCGGTCCATTGATCCAATGTGTCGAGACTTCAAGGCAAAGGTTAAAGTTAGTGTATGATGTCACTCGTGTGTTTGTGTCTATGTGAgtttgtgtgagagtgtgtgtatgCCAATAAatgcacagtgtgtgtgtgtgtactgtgtatGTGAATACAGtatgtctttttgtgtgtgtttgtttgtatgtgtatatttttgcatgattgtctgtgtgtgtttatgtcctTATGTTGTCtgtctgcttgtgtgtgtttatgtgagcatgtgtgtgtctgtattcTATAGTCTTAAAGTCTTTGGGACTATTTCTGTGTgtttgttagtgtgtgtgtggctgtgtgTATATGATCAcgtatgttgtgtgtttttgtttttttgccgtgTGTTTATGgttggttgtttgtttgttcaagtgTTTGCCTGTTTTTTTATCTGCATGTTCGTTTGTGTTATTTCCCATGATTCACCATTTATGTGTAACTTCGCTGCTCCTTTGTCACGTGATGTGATTTGACAGGTGACATGGTGTGGTCAGCGGTAAGTtaaaagttgaccaggtgagcAGATGTTGTCTGACCGCAGATTAAGGGTGCTTGACTGCAAGCTTGTTAAATAGTGACCTCTAGCGGTCAGCTCGTGCAAGTACGGCATGCCGTGGTCCTTATTTAACAAACGTGTTTTCATTATTtagcaaattttttatttttttttgtttcttcacaTTTACTCTCTGTATGCCACCTCTCGCCAGAACTCACCTTGGACAGCCTCCAACTAAataggacaaaaataaaataaaaaatatggatGGTTTTATAGGTGTATTATGACAACATTGGTCAAATAGGAGTCACACTTTGGTGCAACAATGGTTTAATTGACAACATGCAGGACATCACAATGTCAAACTTGAAAGCACGCGTAAATACTGTGCTCCTTTGTCTCTTAGCATCAGGCTAGCTCGCAGCCTAGCCGCTACAGGGCTAACTGCTCCATCAAGTGTCACAATAAGGcacttttggaaaaatgaaGCTATGAAAAGAGCAATTCTGTTGGGGTTTTTAAGCCCACATGTGCACACAAACTAAACAATCATAGTAATTAGCATAAAAAGCAAAAGTTGCAGCAGGATTCGAACATTCACTGGAAGACAGGATATAAATGTGCGTGTTGTGGTAGGATACAATCACAgtttttaatccttttttttttttgatacaatCATCACTTGCGGAAGTTTGAAATGTTATCAACTGCTAGGCAAGAAATGTTTGTCACTAAATCATTCCACTTACCAAACACTAAAACAAACTTTCATTGTGGCAAACTTTGACGTATgtgcaaatattaaaaattctgTCATAAATAAAAGTTTATATTACTCGTAAAAACAAGTTTCAcatggttttttttcttcaaaaagtgTAAAACCAGCATAATAGAAATGATTTGTATACAGCACTTGCCAACGGCTAACGTGCGTAATTATACACTGGACATGCTATGTGGCTAATGTTGCTATTGAAGGTGAGCTAGTAAGGACAATTTATCATACTTCAATTCATGTTTCAAGGGACATCCATTTATCTCATtaaggaaataaaaagaaaatataaaagcgGCAGGGAGCAATGAAAGGGGCCCTCACGTCCCCTTGTCCATGGCAAATCCTTAAAAACGATCATCAAACTTTGATGCTCTGCCCACATTGGCTggagcaggtaaaaaaaaaaaatcttggcaaTTCAGTGCCGTCCATCTGTCTAGCATACCGGTTTGTGATTACGGGTTCATTTGGATGAACTCCCTTGTATgagatgttgcaaaaaacgCTCCCAAAAATGGctgtttcaaaaacaaaatggtctACTTGCTATTCATTTTTAGCATGGGACCTTGAGACGGTTTTGTCCATCCTCTTATTTGACATGCCCACCAAATATCAGGTTGATCGGTGAAACTAGTATCCAGGgtggattttgtgtgtgtgagtgtgtaactTTTCCAGTGGACACTACTGAGGCAATTCGCCCCAAAGTGACTGCTTCACACCAAAATCCAAAATATGTggcttcctgttcaatttcaggcatGGGTGCTTCAGACTTCTTCATGCATTCTGTTATGATAGAAAGGTCCACCAAATTTCAGGGTGATCAGTCAAACTGGAAGCCaggggttgatttttttttctttttctttttttccagggagCAATACTGAGGGAACTTGCCACAAatgtctgcttcaaaccaagacaaacaaacaacttcctgttcaatttcaggtCTGGGTCTTGTGACTTTTTCTTGTGTGACACGGGTCCTTTCTGTTTTAAAGCTTTCAAGGGTCACAACTGAGGGAATTCACCCAAAGTGGctgcttcaaacaaaaatggctcATTTTCTGTTCAATTTCAGGTCTAGGTACTTTTGACTTTCTCGTGTGTCCTGTTTTGATGGATCCAATTTTGCGTCCATCGGTGCGACTGGTGTCAGGGGGTGACTTTTCAAAGTTAATTGACTCTAGAGAggctttttcaaaacaaaatgtcacatttgctGTTCAATTTCTTTTATGGGTTGTTGAGATAGATGATATTGATCAAACTGGTGTTGAGGGTTTATTTTTCCCCCGACATTCCAAGGACACTACTGAGGGAGTTTTATGGGGTTATGTTGGGGACccctaaaagacacattttacaCCAGTATatacacatttgcaaaaaataaaattaaaataaatgggtaTTTTGAGCTCCCACCCTTATAAACAATGCTAATAATATAACTAACTTATAGCGGGCCTTCAAACTTATTCTCTGCTTCTGACAAATGATTTGGCATAAACGTCAATGAGAGCATGTGATTGGTCACAGAGTTGCACATTCAGGTCACATGATGTTAGCTGGCACACAAACATGACTGCGACTGAATATAAACGTCCAAGGTGTTCTTATTGTTAAGTCTGTTGACTCGTGTGTGTCTGTGCtttcacatttttgtaataGTAATCACCATATTCATCATCATTGTGTAAACTTCATGTCGTTGGTGGTACGTACGTTTAAAGACTAGCACCGTGCACGCTGGCCCGCCTGTTGCCTTGACAACAGCTTGCGTGTGCATGTAACCCGTAAGGAGGTAATTGTTGGCACACTGACACATTGCACTAGGTTAGTGTAAGTtagcatgctaaatgctaacatttccTTAGCCTAGCGTGGCTGATGGTGGTGGTTCAGCCTTGAATCTGTTTGCGAGGTTAACATGCTTTATGCTAATGCTTCGTTAGCCAAGCGCGGCGTGTGGCTGATGAAGAAAAAGAGATTCAGTTTGTTTGCAATTTTAGCGCACTAAGCGCAAATACTTTCTCAGCTTAGTGTAGCATaaggctgatgatgatgatggtggttaAGCATTACGTCCTCTTGCAAGATTAGCATGCTAAATgctcatacttttttttagccTAGCATggctgatgatgatggcgaGTCAGCGTTGCGTACTTGACATTCGAGGTTAGCATGCTAAATACTAACACTCCTTCTGCCTAGCGTAGCGCAGATGACAATGATGCTAAAGGTGGttcatcattgcatttgtttgAAACGTTAGCATTCTGAATGCTAACATTTCTATAGCCCAGCGTGGCTGATTATGTGAAAAGTGCTTCAGCACTTTACTCTAGCTCAGTGCATAAATTAGGAGGATGATGAAGGTGGTTCAACATCATGTCCGTTTGTGAGGTTACTGTAAACAGtgaacatttaaatgaaaaaaacaaaaaaaaaacaggcaagtTGTTATGGCACaaagcagccaacagagggtgTTGCGCTCTCTCATTGCCTCtaataaaaaaagcaacaataaaGCAATATTTTCACCAAGCAGCGAGCATGATGGGAAATGTAGCCAGGAAGTTGACTACCTATTGTTCGCACCTGTTATTGTTGTGGGGTAACATTGATGTGAAGGTGAACCTCTGAAGCACCAGCAacattccaactttttttttttttttttttaaacaagattgGTCCTGGATCAGCTTCTCGTCTCCCAACTCTCATTCGATCACTTTGGCTTGTTGGCTGGTTGCGAGGCAGAAAAGTGAGCCGGCTCCAGAGGCAGCCAATCTTGTTTCTGGCCATTACACGGCCGCGCCTGCACACATGAAATTAAATTCATGTGActcccatgttttgttttgtttttaaatcacacgGCATGACATTACCATTATTAGCGCAGCTAGCACTGCTAGGAGGAGGATGCTATTACGGGACCGTTAAGACAAACCACAAGATGTCTGACCAACTTTCAAAAACAATCATGTAAactattaacaataataattactattagtaattaatcaaaataataataatgacaccaTTAAATACCAGTGTGGTGGGGTCCACAAGAGACACTGTAAGACGTCCATAAGCTGACCGCCATCAGGAAGGTTGTGATAAAGCCAAACACCTGACATGGCatagacaaaaaacacacaacaataagaCAATTATGACAAGATACAAACATGATCACAGTGACACACAAGAAAAACTCACATAAAAATGATATCacccacaagaaaaaaaaacatacaaatatgacAACAAACATGGCAAGATGAGTGTTGTACTTACAGATGCCGCCACCAGGGCAGACACCCCCCCACTCTTCACCGCCGCCACAATGGAACCGATGCAGATCAGCACTGTACCCACGGAGTAGTGGAAGAATTCCTTCAAATAAATTGGAACAGGAGGATGACAAGAAAGTGAAGAAGGAAGAGaagaaagaagaggaggagagaagaaaaaggaaTAAGAGGACGAGAAGGAGCATGAAAATGACCTGCTATGTGAAGTTGACGTGGAGCGCCATGAATGTGGGCGTGGCTTACGGTCAGCGGCCAATTGATGCAGGCCATCTTGGCCTGCAGGCGGCACAAGTGCATGAGGAAGAAGACCAGGAGAACCACCAGAAACCACACGGCCACCACCTCAAAATACTGGAATGCCGCCCAGTTGGGCCAGCCCCGTGCACAGTGCACGCACAGGAAGGTGACCAGCAGCGCCACCTGGAggagacacaaaaacacacgtcACTTGGTTAATGATAATGACATCTTAGGCTTCCATTCGACCACACTAGCGTGAAAAAAGTTTGGTCGATTTTTGTCCTTATAGCGAATGCTTAAAAGCCTGCAAGTCAAAGTCACGGCAATTGGCAAATTATTAAAATGCTACAATTCCAAGGTGTATTTTTAATCTAGCTGTTTTAGCAGCACAAGTGTGAATCAATCGTCGCCATAAATCCATATTTCAAGTAGGTCTCCTGCGaatgcacctttctttttcttcttggtcataggctcTTGTCTTGACAtcagaaactttccaaatacggcatgtttgttttttgttttgactgattttgctagCTTGTGGATTTAATATTAACATTAGCGACCAAGATAATTAGCATATTGATATATGTTAAGAATGCGTCATAGACGCTTGAAACAGAATccagtcacttttcaaaataaaatgtctttgagCCTCGGACAAACCacaagtacagtactgtaagaTTGTTGTTTGTGCGCCCGCTGTGGCCCAGTCCAGAGTGACTCGCAGACCGGTTGTTGTTGTGGACCAGTGCTGTGGATAAATAATctgtctttcatattaattcgtggttcatttgccttttaaaaaaaaaaaaactgacctaAAACCAAAATATTTGTGCATTGTAAATCTGATAGTTTATTGTaacacaaattaattaattgcttgtaattatttataaatacataGGAAGAgtaccttgaaaaaataatagcaTGTTAAATAGCAGTTACAATATTGAGAGGAAAAATTGTTCACCCCTAATTCTTATCATTCCATGTCTGTTACTCATGCAATAGTTGCACAACATAATGTTCATAGTCATATGTTTAGAGTGTGTATCATTAGTATCCCTCTACAGTTTGTCATCCTGTACTgtatgagagtgtgtgtgtgtgtgcgtgcgtgtgtgtgagagagagtgtgagtGAGAAACCGCACCCACAGGATTCCACCTCGTGTCTgcacagcaccccccccccctcccccccaacc is a window encoding:
- the cmtm7 gene encoding CKLF-like MARVEL transmembrane domain-containing protein 7 — its product is MSHTVSPTNTGRTSASDGAFNLGYIRTIPGLLKMAQMVALLVTFLCVHCARGWPNWAAFQYFEVVAVWFLVVLLVFFLMHLCRLQAKMACINWPLTEFFHYSVGTVLICIGSIVAAVKSGGVSALVAASVFGFITTFLMAVSLWTSYSVSCGPHHTGAAV